One Opitutus sp. ER46 genomic region harbors:
- a CDS encoding AraC family transcriptional regulator, whose translation MLLTKAPAKSARAFALLAARARRLPSPEHPLHGRRRLPPPLPENIICFQRRNAAELNRPSQGRALHHRHVLIVPLQGAATVCVDDCTHSLHPGKGLVVLPYQFHHYTRTSNRRILWLFVTFEYAQGVTLEPLRNTTFNVSAAMADELRELLKDQRSLSEGGLPELRLALLLSQLTPPPAPGDATTGAGYAEKVIALKVNNEMQRRRPLAPTIRELASQLGMSQSHLRARFAASCGVSLGRHMRGLRLERACGLLRMSSKRVSEIAEQCGYGSVYSFSRAFHAAYGLSPRAYRNQMADAGAPRAEG comes from the coding sequence ATGTTGTTAACAAAAGCGCCAGCCAAATCCGCCCGGGCCTTTGCGCTGCTTGCCGCCCGGGCGCGCCGCCTGCCGTCGCCGGAACATCCCCTCCATGGCCGTCGCCGCCTGCCTCCGCCGTTGCCGGAGAACATCATCTGTTTCCAGCGGCGCAACGCGGCCGAGTTGAACCGCCCAAGCCAGGGACGCGCGTTGCATCACCGCCACGTGCTGATCGTGCCGCTGCAGGGCGCGGCGACCGTGTGCGTCGACGACTGCACGCATTCGCTGCATCCGGGCAAGGGCCTGGTCGTACTGCCCTACCAGTTTCACCACTACACGCGCACCTCGAACCGCCGGATCCTCTGGCTGTTCGTGACGTTCGAGTACGCGCAGGGCGTCACGCTCGAGCCGCTGCGCAACACCACGTTCAACGTCAGCGCCGCGATGGCCGACGAGCTGCGCGAACTGCTCAAGGACCAGCGCAGCCTGTCCGAGGGCGGCCTGCCGGAGCTCCGCCTCGCGCTGCTGCTGTCGCAGCTCACCCCGCCCCCGGCGCCGGGTGACGCCACGACGGGCGCCGGGTACGCCGAGAAGGTCATTGCGCTGAAGGTGAACAACGAAATGCAACGCCGCCGGCCCCTGGCGCCAACCATCCGCGAACTCGCGAGCCAGCTCGGCATGAGCCAGAGCCACCTGCGCGCGCGTTTCGCGGCGTCCTGCGGCGTGAGCCTTGGCCGGCACATGCGGGGCCTGCGGCTGGAGCGCGCGTGCGGCCTGCTGCGCATGAGCTCGAAGCGCGTCTCGGAGATTGCAGAGCAGTGCGGCTACGGCTCGGTGTATAGCTTCAGTCGCGCGTTTCACGCCGCCTACGGCCTTTCGCCGCGGGCGTACCGGAACCAGATGGCCGACGCTGGTGCACCGCGCGCCGAGGGCTAA
- a CDS encoding nucleoside hydrolase, which yields MSCCFLRPLRHSTFHVAARFAALGLGLALGALPTRVAAAGAAPASGPVRLILDTDMGNDVDDVLALAMIHALQNEGRCELLAVTLSSPYPLAGAFVDAVNTRYGRPDVPIGVNPRSPVGLSPARDYLPLVQERTTYPHDFDANRAPAALEVLRRTLAAAPDHGVVLLQVGAFNNLRDLLQSRPDAISPLGGEELVRRKVRVLSLMAADFRAQQPKKAEFNVRLDLAAAREVTASWPTPMVWSGWEVGAAVTFPASAIERGLAPGDILREAYQRYRALPHERPCWDLTSVWCMVFPDSDLLTWSAPGRVEMNAEGFTRHVVAEGGRDRVLAITAEQAEQLRQRMAELAVRPPAPR from the coding sequence ATGTCCTGCTGCTTCCTCCGCCCGCTTCGCCACTCTACCTTTCACGTCGCCGCGCGGTTCGCCGCGCTCGGCCTGGGCCTTGCGCTGGGCGCGCTGCCGACTCGAGTCGCGGCCGCAGGCGCGGCGCCTGCTTCCGGTCCAGTCCGGCTCATTCTCGACACCGACATGGGCAATGACGTCGACGACGTCCTCGCCCTGGCGATGATCCACGCGCTGCAGAACGAAGGCCGCTGCGAACTGCTCGCGGTGACGCTCAGCTCGCCGTATCCGCTCGCCGGCGCGTTCGTCGACGCGGTTAACACGCGCTATGGCCGGCCCGACGTGCCGATCGGCGTGAATCCGCGGTCGCCGGTGGGCTTGTCGCCCGCGCGCGATTACCTCCCACTCGTGCAGGAGCGCACGACGTATCCGCATGACTTTGACGCGAACCGCGCTCCGGCCGCGCTCGAGGTGCTGCGACGGACCCTGGCGGCGGCGCCGGACCACGGCGTGGTGCTGCTGCAGGTGGGCGCGTTCAACAATCTCCGCGATCTCCTGCAGAGCCGGCCTGATGCGATCAGTCCGCTCGGCGGCGAGGAGCTGGTGCGGCGCAAGGTGCGGGTGCTCTCGCTGATGGCCGCGGATTTTCGCGCCCAGCAGCCGAAGAAGGCCGAGTTCAACGTGCGCCTCGATCTGGCGGCCGCGCGCGAGGTCACGGCGTCGTGGCCAACCCCGATGGTGTGGAGCGGATGGGAGGTGGGCGCGGCGGTGACGTTCCCCGCGTCGGCCATCGAGCGCGGCCTCGCGCCGGGCGACATCCTGCGCGAGGCCTACCAACGTTATCGGGCGTTGCCGCACGAGCGTCCGTGTTGGGACCTGACCAGCGTCTGGTGCATGGTTTTCCCGGACTCCGATCTCCTCACCTGGTCTGCACCGGGGCGCGTCGAGATGAATGCCGAAGGATTTACCCGCCACGTCGTGGCGGAAGGTGGGCGCGATCGCGTCCTGGCGATCACCGCGGAGCAGGCGGAGCAGTTGCGCCAGCGGATGGCGGAACTAGCCGTGCGGCCGCCGGCGCCCCGGTGA
- a CDS encoding MFS transporter, which produces MQTSPSAPSGKVGYNRFLLLVAGLGGLLYGVDVGIISGALPYLEATSGFNQGQLSFVVAAVLLGSVISTLFAGVLADWMGRKRLMALSGLLFVVSIPMIALAHGYEPLVLGRLLQGISAGFIGVVVPLYLAECLGAADRGKGTGIFQWLLTLGIVAAAVVGFYFSYRLEHVAQSGDAAKIFAFKDAAWRQIFWVSLPPGLLFVIGSFMVSESPRWLYRRGRHEAARAALLRSRSAAQAEVEFQEMAATVQAEAASTGQAGKPRDSIFRRKYVIPFVLACIILACNQATGVNSIIGYNATILLQSGLSDFHAHLGYVGLTLVNFLVTIGAVVLVDRKGRKFLLSVGSAGIIASLIAVGTLFHRTEAQRVDCSPAVQALVQPDQTAKIAFSATTAQQLLAHAGPAGQALASRPVSLIVIYSYGDFRAATTVVRSDDATARPVEINRGSCVPANKVVAFFSNPFADLTAARTAPLKIENALITPVPSARNGWITAVCIFAFMAFFAVGPGVCVWLALSELMPTRIRSNGMSIALLINQAVSTVIAAVFLPTVGKYGYSTMFFIFAGCTVVYFVTAMFFLPETKGKTLEEIEAHFER; this is translated from the coding sequence ATGCAAACCTCTCCCTCCGCCCCGTCTGGCAAGGTCGGCTACAACCGCTTCCTCCTCCTCGTCGCCGGTCTCGGCGGCCTGCTCTACGGCGTCGATGTCGGCATCATCTCCGGCGCCCTGCCGTACCTCGAAGCCACCTCGGGCTTCAACCAAGGGCAGCTCTCCTTCGTGGTCGCCGCCGTGCTGCTCGGCAGCGTGATCTCCACGCTGTTCGCCGGCGTGCTCGCCGACTGGATGGGCCGCAAGCGGCTCATGGCCCTCAGTGGCCTGCTGTTCGTGGTGAGCATCCCGATGATCGCCCTCGCGCACGGCTACGAGCCGCTCGTCCTCGGCCGCCTGCTGCAGGGCATCAGCGCCGGCTTCATCGGCGTGGTCGTTCCGCTCTATCTCGCGGAGTGTCTCGGTGCAGCCGACCGCGGCAAGGGCACGGGCATCTTCCAGTGGTTGCTCACGCTCGGCATCGTCGCCGCCGCGGTCGTCGGCTTCTATTTCAGCTACCGCCTCGAACACGTCGCGCAGAGCGGTGACGCCGCGAAAATCTTCGCCTTCAAGGACGCCGCGTGGCGCCAGATCTTCTGGGTCTCGCTCCCGCCCGGCCTGCTGTTCGTCATCGGCAGCTTCATGGTCAGCGAATCGCCGCGCTGGCTCTACCGCCGCGGGCGCCACGAGGCGGCACGCGCCGCGCTGCTGCGATCCCGCTCCGCGGCCCAGGCCGAAGTCGAGTTCCAGGAGATGGCCGCCACAGTCCAGGCTGAGGCCGCCTCCACAGGCCAGGCCGGCAAGCCGCGCGATTCGATCTTCCGCCGCAAGTACGTCATCCCGTTCGTCCTCGCCTGCATCATCCTCGCCTGCAACCAGGCCACCGGCGTCAACTCGATCATCGGCTACAACGCCACGATCCTCCTGCAGAGCGGCCTCTCCGACTTCCATGCCCACCTGGGCTACGTTGGTCTCACGCTCGTGAATTTCCTGGTGACGATCGGCGCCGTCGTGCTCGTCGACCGCAAGGGCCGCAAGTTCCTCCTCTCCGTCGGCAGCGCCGGCATCATCGCCTCGCTCATCGCCGTGGGCACGCTGTTCCACCGCACGGAAGCGCAGCGGGTCGACTGCAGCCCCGCGGTCCAGGCGCTCGTCCAGCCGGACCAGACCGCCAAGATCGCGTTCTCCGCGACGACCGCGCAGCAACTGCTCGCGCACGCGGGTCCCGCGGGCCAGGCCCTCGCCAGCCGGCCGGTCTCGCTGATCGTCATCTACTCCTACGGCGATTTCCGCGCGGCCACGACGGTGGTGCGCTCGGATGACGCCACCGCGCGGCCCGTGGAGATCAACCGCGGGAGCTGCGTGCCGGCCAACAAGGTCGTCGCGTTCTTCTCCAATCCGTTCGCCGACCTGACCGCCGCGCGCACCGCGCCGCTCAAGATCGAAAACGCCCTGATCACGCCGGTGCCCAGCGCGCGCAACGGCTGGATCACCGCGGTCTGCATCTTCGCGTTCATGGCGTTCTTCGCCGTCGGCCCCGGCGTGTGTGTCTGGCTCGCGTTGTCCGAACTGATGCCGACGCGCATCCGCTCGAACGGCATGAGCATCGCACTTCTGATCAACCAGGCCGTGTCCACCGTGATCGCCGCCGTCTTCCTGCCGACCGTCGGAAAGTACGGGTACAGCACGATGTTCTTCATCTTCGCCGGCTGCACCGTTGTGTACTTCGTGACCGCGATGTTCTTCCTGCCCGAAACCAAGGGCAAGACCCTCGAGGAAATCGAAGCCCACTTCGAGCGCTAG
- a CDS encoding sugar-binding domain-containing protein: MRFAPALAVLRPVLLALFATASLVTAEPSAGQPTWRIPPGRMTTSWGDQVTPANAWREYPRPQFVRAAWDNLNGLWEYAVTPRTAAAPTDYQGRILVPFAIESALSGVARAFTPDDRLWYRRAWTVPAAWRDQRVLLHFGAVDYACTLWVNGGLVGSHVGGNDAFTFDVTAFLRDGANEIVLGVTDPTDTGEQPRGKQMLKPHGIWYTPVSGIWQTVWAEPVPKEMHLAELRCTPDVENSRLRVTALTDAAYQDNALAVRFTASTQGRVVATTVVRINREGWLDLPQPRLWSPEDPFLYDLKAELIRVKSPHRPAGKEGEGKPVLPAFGASERVAYAKAEVLPGEPLDVVTSYFGLRQLSLGAGPKLGQPHLRLNGQAIFQHGPLDQGWWPDGLLTPPSDAAMVWELEWLKRAGFNMLRKHIKVEPARYYYHCDRLGLLVWQDMPSGYNRGLSNAPWDEGEPPRLSDGRAQHELELRRMVGALYNHPAIVMWVIHNEGWGQYETPALTAWVKAIDPSRWCNATTGWRDENRGDVYDIHTYQEDVRAPVNKEDRAIVVGEYGGVGWPVADHLWDATKRNWGYQTYHDQPTYVAQVSKRMAAIEKQCREIGLSAAVYTQTSDVEGEVNGLLTYDRRVEKMPPETLAEINRRLVKKGLKD; encoded by the coding sequence ATGCGCTTCGCTCCTGCTTTGGCTGTGTTGCGTCCCGTGCTGCTGGCCTTGTTTGCGACGGCCAGCCTTGTGACGGCCGAACCCTCGGCCGGCCAACCCACCTGGCGCATTCCACCGGGCCGGATGACCACGAGCTGGGGTGACCAGGTCACGCCGGCAAATGCGTGGCGCGAGTACCCGCGGCCGCAGTTCGTGCGGGCGGCGTGGGATAACCTCAACGGCCTTTGGGAGTACGCGGTCACGCCCCGCACGGCGGCAGCGCCGACCGATTACCAGGGTCGAATCCTCGTGCCGTTCGCAATCGAGTCGGCGCTCTCGGGTGTGGCACGCGCGTTCACGCCGGACGACCGGCTGTGGTATCGCCGGGCTTGGACAGTGCCGGCGGCGTGGCGCGACCAGCGGGTGCTCCTGCATTTCGGCGCCGTGGACTACGCGTGCACGCTCTGGGTGAACGGCGGCCTCGTGGGCTCGCACGTCGGCGGCAATGACGCGTTCACATTTGATGTGACGGCGTTCCTGCGCGACGGCGCCAACGAGATCGTGCTCGGCGTCACCGATCCGACCGACACCGGGGAACAGCCGCGGGGCAAACAGATGCTGAAGCCGCACGGCATCTGGTACACCCCGGTCTCCGGAATCTGGCAGACGGTTTGGGCCGAGCCGGTGCCCAAGGAAATGCACCTCGCCGAGCTGCGCTGCACGCCGGACGTGGAAAACTCGCGGCTGCGCGTGACGGCACTGACCGACGCGGCGTATCAGGACAACGCGCTGGCCGTGCGATTCACCGCGAGCACGCAGGGGCGCGTCGTGGCGACGACGGTGGTGCGCATCAATCGCGAAGGCTGGCTCGACCTGCCACAGCCGCGCCTCTGGTCGCCCGAAGATCCGTTCCTCTACGACCTGAAGGCGGAGTTGATTCGGGTGAAGAGCCCGCATCGGCCCGCGGGGAAGGAAGGTGAGGGGAAACCGGTGCTGCCGGCGTTTGGGGCGAGCGAGCGCGTGGCGTACGCCAAGGCGGAGGTCCTGCCGGGCGAGCCGCTGGACGTGGTCACGTCGTATTTCGGGCTGCGGCAGTTGAGCCTCGGTGCGGGCCCCAAGCTCGGCCAGCCGCACCTGCGGCTCAACGGCCAGGCGATCTTCCAGCACGGTCCCCTTGACCAGGGCTGGTGGCCGGATGGGTTGCTGACGCCGCCGAGTGACGCCGCGATGGTGTGGGAGCTCGAGTGGCTGAAGCGCGCCGGGTTCAACATGCTGCGCAAGCACATCAAGGTGGAGCCGGCCCGCTACTACTACCATTGCGATCGGCTCGGGCTGCTCGTGTGGCAGGACATGCCGTCGGGGTACAACCGCGGGCTGAGCAACGCCCCGTGGGATGAGGGTGAACCGCCGCGGCTGTCGGACGGCCGTGCGCAGCACGAACTGGAGCTGCGCCGGATGGTCGGTGCGCTCTACAACCATCCCGCGATCGTGATGTGGGTGATCCACAACGAAGGCTGGGGCCAATATGAGACCCCGGCGCTCACGGCCTGGGTGAAGGCGATCGATCCCTCACGCTGGTGCAATGCCACGACCGGCTGGCGCGACGAGAACCGCGGCGACGTGTACGACATTCACACCTACCAGGAGGACGTGCGCGCGCCGGTGAACAAGGAAGACCGTGCCATCGTGGTGGGGGAGTACGGCGGCGTGGGCTGGCCCGTGGCGGATCACCTTTGGGACGCGACCAAGCGCAACTGGGGTTACCAGACGTACCATGATCAGCCGACCTACGTGGCGCAGGTGAGCAAGCGGATGGCGGCGATCGAGAAGCAGTGCCGGGAGATCGGACTCTCCGCGGCGGTGTACACCCAGACGAGCGACGTCGAAGGCGAGGTCAATGGACTGCTCACCTATGACCGACGCGTGGAGAAGATGCCGCCGGAGACGCTCGCCGAGATCAACCGACGGCTGGTGAAAAAAGGGCTGAAGGACTGA